Proteins encoded by one window of Deltaproteobacteria bacterium:
- a CDS encoding prepilin-type N-terminal cleavage/methylation domain-containing protein translates to MIREKSQKGFTIVELMIALVLTGIIMAAVYGVYTTFYKTSGSQDLLTEAQQNARAGAAIITGDLLNAGLNAGTINVIKKAKSDEIKFIFRDPRPDTQGYTNTRFEMKYKLKTESGIKYLVKKYNVCASGDANCCTYNNSGYGDADEENKIVGYIADTNGLVFTYYDGNGSQISYSDIDTGDSVTEQTNRNTIRLVKVEITTKTSSPLPTSNALSSVKVSTQVYLRNMGVLGGSASVCDDAD, encoded by the coding sequence ATGATTCGGGAAAAATCCCAGAAAGGTTTTACCATCGTTGAACTTATGATTGCCCTTGTGCTTACGGGTATTATTATGGCGGCAGTTTATGGGGTTTATACTACATTTTACAAGACATCGGGTTCGCAGGATTTGCTGACAGAGGCACAGCAGAATGCACGGGCAGGTGCAGCAATAATAACAGGTGATTTGTTAAATGCTGGTCTTAATGCCGGGACAATTAATGTTATTAAAAAGGCAAAGTCTGATGAAATAAAGTTTATATTCCGGGACCCAAGACCTGATACCCAAGGTTACACAAATACAAGGTTTGAGATGAAATATAAGTTAAAAACTGAAAGCGGTATAAAATATCTTGTTAAAAAATACAATGTCTGTGCTTCAGGTGATGCTAATTGCTGCACATACAATAATAGTGGTTATGGCGATGCAGATGAGGAAAATAAGATTGTAGGTTATATTGCTGATACTAATGGTCTTGTCTTTACATACTATGATGGGAATGGCTCGCAGATTTCTTATTCTGATATTGATACAGGAGATTCTGTTACTGAGCAGACTAACCGTAATACTATCAGACTTGTAAAGGTTGAAATTACTACAAAGACAAGCAGTCCCCTTCCAACCTCTAATGCGCTATCCTCTGTTAAGGTTTCTACACAGGTATACTTAAGAAATATGGGTGTATTGGGTGGTAGTGCCAGTGTTTGTGATGATGCCGATTGA
- a CDS encoding prepilin peptidase, giving the protein MREIEILYLLIFALGAVIGSFLNVCIHRIPEGKSIISPPSSCQNCSNSIRFYDNIPIISYLILRGKCRYCKTPISIQYPVVEILSGFFAVITLYYFGFSIDSFIYFTFIDSLIIIAFIDFKHQIIPDSISLPGIAIGFVCSFFLNDITPLDSFAGILIGGGSLFIFLYSYEKIRGIEGMGGGDIKLISMLGAFLGWKAVIVTIFTGSFIGAGIGIIAMLVHKKDTKYAMPFGPFLALGAVIYLFLGNDLVNWYINFWVE; this is encoded by the coding sequence ATGAGAGAGATAGAAATTTTATATCTACTTATCTTTGCACTTGGGGCTGTCATAGGCAGTTTCCTAAATGTCTGCATCCATAGAATACCTGAAGGCAAGTCCATCATATCTCCCCCATCATCATGTCAGAATTGCAGCAACAGTATCCGATTTTATGATAATATTCCAATAATTAGTTATTTAATACTTCGCGGCAAATGCCGGTATTGCAAAACACCTATCAGTATCCAGTATCCGGTTGTTGAGATATTAAGCGGATTTTTTGCTGTCATAACCCTTTATTATTTTGGCTTTTCCATTGACAGTTTTATATATTTCACATTTATTGATAGTCTTATTATAATAGCATTTATTGATTTTAAACATCAAATCATCCCTGATAGTATAAGCCTTCCGGGGATAGCCATTGGGTTTGTGTGTTCCTTTTTTCTAAATGACATCACTCCTTTAGATTCATTTGCAGGCATACTTATAGGCGGCGGCAGCCTTTTTATATTTTTATATAGTTATGAAAAAATAAGAGGCATAGAGGGGATGGGGGGCGGGGACATAAAACTTATCTCTATGCTCGGCGCTTTTTTAGGCTGGAAGGCTGTTATTGTAACAATATTTACAGGTTCTTTTATTGGTGCGGGCATTGGGATTATTGCCATGCTCGTACATAAAAAAGACACCAAGTATGCCATGCCCTTTGGACCATTTCTGGCATTGGGCGCTGTGATTTATCTCTTTTTAGGGAATGATTTGGTTAATTGGTATATAAATTTTTGGGTTGAATGA
- a CDS encoding prepilin-type N-terminal cleavage/methylation domain-containing protein, with protein sequence MLSERGFTLAEVLIAIAIFAIAVIGLAAMSGNAIRGLDSAKKLSAAVNLAEAKLEALKMVSYDNLEASGSDGGITRTCVLSGSGCSTTYTCTPSTGGAHSYPENINNVDYTWYWTAQIIDVNGDLTCSSSGDGLKKVIITAAWTDAFGSRTLQLTTMRAK encoded by the coding sequence ATGTTAAGTGAAAGGGGTTTTACCCTTGCAGAGGTCTTGATAGCAATTGCAATATTTGCTATTGCAGTTATTGGTCTTGCTGCCATGTCAGGCAATGCAATCAGAGGTCTTGATTCTGCAAAAAAACTTTCTGCAGCAGTAAATCTTGCAGAGGCAAAACTAGAGGCATTAAAGATGGTGTCATATGATAATCTGGAGGCAAGCGGTTCTGACGGTGGTATTACACGAACATGCGTCTTATCAGGTTCAGGATGCTCTACAACTTATACCTGCACCCCATCTACAGGAGGTGCCCACTCCTATCCAGAGAATATCAATAATGTTGATTATACATGGTATTGGACTGCACAGATTATTGATGTTAATGGTGATTTAACATGTTCATCATCAGGTGATGGATTAAAAAAGGTAATAATAACTGCTGCGTGGACAGATGCATTTGGTTCAAGGACACTACAGTTAACAACAATGAGGGCAAAGTAA
- a CDS encoding TIGR04283 family arsenosugar biosynthesis glycosyltransferase has protein sequence MYISVIIPVLNEEANIEKAVLSAKASDEIIVVDGGSSDATVSIAERLGVKVINTENGRGGQQDAGAREANGNVFLFLHADTILPSGWKDMIEMSLIDNNIIGGAFLLGIDSSRRSLYFISLIANIRARYLGLIYGDQAIFVRKDVFFRVDGFKGLPIMEDIDFIRRLKKQGKVKLIEEKVLTSDRRWMKSGIIKNTIKNWFFLFNYYLGVSPEWIYRWYYKGTGKVQ, from the coding sequence ATGTATATATCAGTAATCATCCCTGTGTTAAATGAAGAAGCAAACATTGAGAAGGCAGTTTTATCAGCAAAGGCATCTGATGAAATTATTGTTGTTGATGGTGGAAGTTCAGATGCCACAGTTTCTATTGCAGAGAGATTAGGGGTAAAGGTTATAAATACAGAAAATGGGAGGGGGGGGCAGCAGGATGCAGGCGCAAGAGAGGCTAATGGCAATGTATTTTTATTTCTCCATGCTGATACAATACTGCCGAGCGGATGGAAAGATATGATTGAAATGTCCTTAATTGATAATAATATTATTGGCGGCGCTTTTTTATTAGGAATAGACTCTTCAAGACGGTCTTTGTATTTTATAAGTTTGATTGCAAATATCCGTGCAAGGTATCTTGGACTTATATATGGGGACCAGGCAATATTTGTAAGGAAGGATGTGTTTTTCAGGGTTGATGGATTTAAGGGGCTTCCAATAATGGAGGATATTGATTTTATAAGGAGGTTGAAAAAACAAGGCAAGGTTAAATTGATAGAAGAAAAGGTTTTAACATCTGATAGGAGATGGATGAAAAGTGGTATAATAAAAAACACAATCAAAAATTGGTTTTTTCTTTTTAATTATTATCTTGGGGTTTCACCCGAATGGATTTACAGGTGGTATTATAAAGGCACAGGCAAAGTTCAATGA
- a CDS encoding GspH/FimT family pseudopilin, with protein MKLNNQTGLTFIELIIVMVIMGIMFIFAVPNFTSTSHSKLKSAVRDVATELQMARAKAIYRNMEYRVLLTLNAGTTTADTYIFQCKMSGGACSSSGSWPANTVADPERLNMAASGAVSLPLAVNVTQTNGNSGTVTVEFNPNGTSNTAGLCFINANLATDVIKLCVSSSTGRVRMVTATSCGAC; from the coding sequence ATGAAACTAAATAATCAGACAGGATTAACATTCATTGAACTCATTATAGTTATGGTAATCATGGGTATTATGTTTATTTTTGCTGTCCCTAACTTTACTTCAACTTCCCACTCTAAACTAAAATCTGCTGTCAGGGATGTTGCAACAGAATTACAGATGGCAAGGGCAAAGGCTATTTATAGGAATATGGAATACAGGGTTTTGCTTACCTTGAATGCCGGCACAACAACTGCTGATACATATATTTTTCAATGTAAAATGAGTGGCGGCGCATGCAGCAGCAGCGGTTCATGGCCTGCGAATACAGTGGCAGACCCTGAAAGGTTGAACATGGCTGCAAGCGGGGCAGTATCGCTTCCCCTTGCAGTAAATGTTACACAAACCAACGGTAATTCTGGAACGGTTACAGTAGAGTTTAATCCAAACGGGACATCAAACACAGCAGGTCTTTGTTTTATAAATGCAAATCTTGCCACAGATGTAATAAAATTATGTGTGAGCAGTTCCACAGGAAGGGTCAGGATGGTAACCGCCACATCATGCGGTGCATGTTAG